The sequence TTTTGTTATCTGCTCTTCACGCTGGGGGCCTTGTTCTGCTACAGAGGAGGACAGCGCAGGGCTGGCACGGAGAGGGGAGGGACAACAGCCACCCCCCAACAGACAGCCTGGTACCAATCAGGATCCATTTTAATCATTGTTGCAGTGTGTAAACATCAGTTACTGTCCATTAATGCTCTGTcgggctgagcagcaggagataCGTGGTTATAAGCCTAGATTATGCTGGCGTCTATGAGCGGGTTAGAGGGGACTCTGCGCGGAGCCCCCGAGACAGCTTACTGCACTCTGTCTCGGAGCACAAACCTAAATGCTAATTTGGCATTATGGAGCCTGCCTGGACCTgcccccaggctgggccaggcctccccagctgggacaggagcagctctgcccccaggctgggccaggccctgcactgcagctccagggctctgcccgGGCAAACTGTTCAGGTCAAACCAGccctctcccagctggagccagcagcGGGAGGAGTTCAGCTGCCCCCACCCCGAAGGCAATGGCGGGCTGGGGGCGAGCTTCCAGCCCCggggagcagggaaaggtggATGTAGCAGGTGAGAGGCACGTTGATTTCAACCTGGCTGCAGGTCGTACATTCCTCAGCAAAGGCCCTTGCTcaggctggggctgtcctgggaaGGGGGCACTACAGATCCTCATCACCAATGCCCTCAAAGGCGTAATTGCCATGGAAGTCATTAGCACCCACGTCGTTGGCAGAGCTGGAGTGGCTGATTCCACGCAGGCTGACAGAAGTGAGTTtgctctgtggagaagggagATGTTAGGGAGGACACCCCTAGCTCCCTTCCCCACTTAGCCCGAGGTCTCTGGTGCACCCACACACAACTCACCGAGAGTTTGGCCATGGGCTCCCAGGAGGCATCAGGTGAGTCCTGTGAGGACAGCACAGTTGGGCAGCACAGTGTCATGGGACACAACACCCACCTCTCCTTCTACCTGCCCCCCTCCATCCCTAGGGAGTCTGGCTCACTGAGTTGGTCCAGGacctctttcccttcccagggctctggAAGCAGggcaccacagccctgctgtcctcTGGGcttgccccagccctgccaaggggACGGTGGCTCTTCTGGAGGCAGTGAGTTCTGGTACACGTGTCAGAGCCTGTGACTGCACGTGTCCCCCcccacccagggctgcagggtccCACTCACCAGCAGCGGGGGTGACTTCACAGCCTGCTGGCTGTCGGAGCGCCGCAGGGCCCCGTTCACCCGCCGCCGAAACATCTGCAAGGAAGAGCTCAGCTTAGCCACAGGGGCTCCAGCGTCACCTCTGGGCTTATAACTggccctggggatgctggtcCCATCCTGAGGGTAGCGCTCGGGACCCAGTCCAGACCCCTGTGACTTCCTACAGGGCCAGGTTGGGATCCCACTCCAGAGCCATCATCGAGCCCCAGCCCTCACCTTGCGGATGCTGCCTCCAGATTTTTTCACCATCAGCTCATCTACCATGGACTGCAAGCAGATGCTCAGCATGATGGCCTGCAAGGGAGAAGTGTCACGGGGCTCTATGCACCCCACAGCCTTCCCACACCCTCTGcagggcccagcccagcccttcccctcACACAGGCAGCTCTACCTGTGGGCTGGTGATGGTGACCCACTGCAGCCGATCCTTGCTCATCAGGTACTCAAAAGCCAACTCCAGCTTCACCTCAGacttccctgggctgctccccGAAGGGCCATTGTTCATCGGCACCTGCAAGGACACACACCAAGGCTGGGAGCCTccagaggggaaggagctgctccccagacACCAGTGCAGCTCGAGGGCAGCACCAAGCCAAGTGTGGGACTCCTGCCCAGTGCCCACCAGTCTTCTGCCACTGTCAGGTCCCCTCCAATATCCTCACAGCAATGATCCCCTTAGCCCCAAGGCATGGTTCAGACCCTCTCCAGGCCTACTGGGCCAGAAGCTGGCATCAGAGCCAGCACCTTTCCTAGGAAGAGGtaccagcccagcctggcacagccggGTCTCTCcagcccccccagacccctccctgctctccaggcGTCACTCACCGAGGATGTGACCCGCCAGCACCGCATGCGTGTGACCTTGAAGCTGCCCTCTTTGATCTGCTCGTTCGGCAGCCGCACCTGGAAGTTGAGCTCGTTGTTGCCGGCACTGACGACAACGTGGCAGCCCTTCTCGGGGAAGTCGGTGACACAGGGGTCAAACTTGAGATAGCCGTAGTACTTTAGGGTCTGCGCCAGGCGGATGAactgcaggcagagccagggatgCTCACCCGGGCCAGGAACAGGTGACCAACCCGGTACCACACGTCATGTGGAGAGGGGCTGGTGCAGAGCCAGAACTGCCCCAGTTGTGGCATTGTACCCTGTCCTACCTCCTTCTTGGAGACCTTTTCTTGCAGGGACTTCAGCTGCCGGTGCTGTTCCTTGTTGACAAGGATCCATCCGTGTTCAATGTCTGACACCGTCTACAAGCAGCAGAGGTTGATGAGTGCCTGGGACCAGAGCCACCCAAGCCCCTGCACAGCTGTGGCCAAGGGGTGCAGTGTCCGTCCTCACCTGTGCATACAGCAAGTTCAACCCCACGCGATGCTCCATCACATCGTCGTCATAGGCCGAGTCCCAGTAGCTGGAAGGGAACCACACAGGTTAGCCTCCTCCCCACCTCCTCACAGCAATGGAGAAAATCACCCTCCTATGGGCTGGCTCTCTGGCCAGCTCCCCCCTATCCATCAGTCACCATGCCCTGCTCCCCACCCAAACCGGCTGCCATGGGAAGGCAGAAatgagctgagcacagcagggcagccCACACTCCAGTGTCATGGTCAGGGATGCTCAGGTGTGCTCCTGGGGGCCAAAGCATCTGTGGGCAGCAatggcaggaggggagggtcccTCTGTGGAACAGGGAGCCCTGGGCATCACCCCactgctgccccacagcccccgCTCACCTCTTGCGCAGGATGATCTGGAACTCGGGGTTGTGCAGGCTGGTGACCGACACGTACGGCAGCTCAAACTCCTGCAGCTTTCGCACAACTGCGGGGAAACGCcggctcagcagcagctctgggcagcaggagccccaTGGCCCCCAACACCAGGGTGTGTTCACAGCTGAGGAAAACAGCTGTGCCCCCCAGCCAGGGTGGGGTCCAAGCACACAGCCTTCACTTCAGGCAGGGGGCAGAGCAGATGTCCCACCACAGAGGGCTCTACTCACAGGAGAATGCTCCATCCTTGGTCTGTCTCACTAGAAAGAGGCTGAAGTAGCCAACCAGGTCATCTGGCAGATCCAGCTTGGAGGCCACAGCctgggaggaagagcaggataGTCCAATATAGTCCCAACATGGTGGCAAGACCCAGCCCATGTGCATTCTGGGACCTCCCAACAGCAGGAAGGCAGCACCCCTGCTGCCCTGCGGCCAGGCCTGGGGCTCCTCGCAACCAAGAAATAGCTAGGGGACCCCAAACATCAGTCGGGACCCAGACACACCCTGCAACCAAGAAATAGCTAGGGGACCCCAAACATCAGTCGGGACCCAGACACACCCTGCAGCACACCCATTTCAGCTCCCAGCTTTCAGCCCCACCAAGTCAACCCTGTTCCAGGGTGGGCAGATggcaggggagggcaggaggggctgagaGAGCCCCACATGGGGGAAACCACAGAAAcgcagcaggaggagctggtcCCACCCAGCACGAGAGCTCTGGCACCTCAAGGACATCCTCTGTCTGGTCTGACGTAAGGATGGTGACCTTGACCTTCTGCCCATTAGAGAGTAGCACTTCCAGCACCACCTCCTCTGTGGGGATCTGCTGCGTCTCCTGGAGAGAGAAACAGGACTGGCACCCAGCCCCCTAGTGCAGACTGGGGGCCCAGACccaccacagctctgcccctcaCCTGCTGGGCCTTGCGCAGGAAGCTGTTGAAGGTCTCGCTGCCTCCCAGCGTTGGGTCCTGCcgcactgcaggaaggggcACGAGGAGTCAGGAGTCCCATGGGAAGAGGCAGGGACCCACACCAGTGCCTGGCCCTTCTGCAGCCCCTCAGTTTGCCCTCAGAGCGTATGCTGTGGCAGCCAGGGACCCCCCTGCACATCCCCactctgccagggcagggcaggggctgggacaggagctggcATCCAGGGGACGAGCCCATCAAATGCCAGTGCTACACTGGGAGTTGCAGGATGCACCACGGCGAAcggagcagtgcagggaggaagCCATGGGCCGTGCCCTGCACAACCGGGCCGGGGCAGGCCCAGCTTACCAGCCTGCATGTacttctccagctgctcccgTCGCTGCTCTACCTCTGCTGGGGTGAGAGTGAAGATCTTCTTTGGGGGAAAGGCTGGGACCACATTGGCGCCATACTCCTTCCTTAACTAGGATAAGAACAGAGTGCTGCAAGAGCCTCCAGAGAGATGGTTGCCCTCATCCCCCACCCTCGCTGATCCCCAGGGACCTAGCAAGGGGAGCAGAGAGCTCGCCAGCATCCCTTATCCACGTGGGAGTCCAGCAGCATGCAAGAGCCCAGGTGGAATGTCACAGAGCAGGAGTGGGTACCCGGCACCCTCCGTACCTGCTCGTGCAGGCCCAGGAGCTGGCTGTAGCGCACCCGGCAGTGCAGCACCCCGTTCACGTGGATGTTGTAGGCCTGCAGGGAGAGAGGCCACTCGGATCCCAGCACCTGGCAGGCGGAGGAATCCCAGGACCTGCCCAGGATGCCACGGACGACCCAGGAAAAGGCAACAGTCCTGAGGACCTTGCCAAAGGGCAGATGGACAAAATCGTTCAGGAAGTAtgagcacatccatccaagaGATGTGCCCACTGCACAGCAGGAAGGtctgcccctgtctgcccagCCGTGGGGAACACAGAGGCACACCGCAGCCCTGCAGCCATGCCAACAGACAAGGAcccctccccactcccagggCTTCACAAGGAGCTGGTCCCTGGCTGCGTCCCCTCTGCTgtggctcagctcctgctgatgCCACGGGCAGAGCACAGCTACGACTGCAGAACACTCAGGGCCTGGCAACTCCATGGGCCAGCTCCCGGCACCTCACCACAGGCAGAGTCCTTGCAGGGGCAGCACTGTCCTCTCAAGTCCCCACAGCACTCTTTCGGAGGGCCAGAGGATGGGCACGAGCCTCCAGCCAGCCACGGCAGCCCAGCCTCCCATgggtgcccccagcactgggactGCCCAAGGCCCAGCAGaggtcccagcccagctgggctggagctcacACTGCCACTCCCCACCCAAAGGCACCAGCCCAGTGCCTCAGGGCTGCTGCGGAGCAACCAGGAGGGACAGCGGCGGCACAGGCAGCACCCACCCCTGCCCAAACCAGGGCTCTCCGTGAGGTgacagctcctgcccagcccccgGGCTGCCCAAGAGCTCTCCCCAAGGTCTCCCCCAGGCCTGAGGAGCCTCGGCAGCAGCGGAGGGCAAAGTGCAGGGGGGGTCACAAGGGCGAAATGCCTGGAGGGCTGCCTGCTTCTGTGGCCCTCGAGCAACTGCAGCTCCTGCGGATCGCCAGGTCTCTCCATCACCGCTCACCACCGCACCGTGCCCCACTCGGGGTCCCGAGGGGGATCCCCCGGAGAGGGATTTCGGCACAGGGGGCAAGCGTGGGTCTTGaaccccagggctgcccacccttACCCCGAGAGCACCGATCCGGACCCTGCGCCCAGCCtgggggctctgccagccccaggaaAGGGGTCTGGGCGCTCGGGAGCCACCGCCGCTCGGCGGCAGCGTCCCCCGGCTCCTCTCCGGAGGCGCTCACGGCGCAGGGACCAAAACAGGAAGCCGGGACAAACGGACGGACGGGCGGGCCAGGATGAGCCGGAGCCGGGGATGAGACCGGACGGGGCCCCTGCGGGCTGCCCACCCCCGCCCGCGGCGCCCGGGCAGGGCAAGGTCCGGACATccccggggctgctccagggaccTCCCGCGCCCGATCCGGaggcgcgggggcggcggggcccaATCCCTGCTCGGCCCCGGCACAGGGCGCCGGCCGGGGATGGCGGCGGGCCGGGAcctgcccgccccgcccggccgcggTCCCGGTGCTGATCCCGACCCGCCACCGCGCCGGGGCTGCGGACCCGCACGGCCCCACCGGGGCCGCACCGCACCCGGGCCGAGGAGCCGCGCCACCCACTCGGCTCCGCGGGGCGGCTCCGTTCTGCGGGACAGCTCCGCTCCCTCGGCCCCGCTCACCACGTAGGCGGCGGCGCCGCCGTCCCCGGCGCGGGTCTCGGTCTCGGGAATGGAGAAGTGCATGGCCGGGCCGAGCGCGCCCCCGCTAcccgcctcccgccgccgccatctCGGGCCAGCACTCCCCGCGATGGCGCGGCCGGCAGCACCGCCCGCCCCAgggccgccccgctccgccccgcccggggccgTCGCTCTtcgcccgccccgctccgcccgccccggggacgccctgccctgccccgccctgcccgccccgagcgcccccgccgcgccggggCTGCAGGCGCGCCCGGCAGCGAGCGCCGGGGAGGGACGGgaccggcggggcggggccgcgggacGGACCCCGGGAACGGACCGGCCCCGCACCGGGGTGACGTCACCGCGTCACGCAGAGGAGCCCGACGTTCGCGGGTCACGCGGAGCCGCCtggccggcagggggcgctgaGAGCGGCGCACGGCCGCCATGGCGGAGCGGGAGGGTGAGTGCGGGACGGGGCACGGGCACCGGCTCCGGGACGAGACCCGGCCGCGCTCACGCTCCCGTCATTCTAGGTGGGAACCCCGAGGGAGCTGCGCCAGCGCCGGCGGGACCGCAGGTGAGCGGAGCCGGGGCTGGTGtgaggccggggccggggcccaGGGTCGGGGCCGCCTGACGGTGTGTGCTCACAGGCCCCGGAGCTCTCCCgggaggagaagctgcagctgcggaaggagaagaagcagcagaagaagaagaagaggagcgAGAAGGGGCCGTCGGCCGAGCCCGCGGAGCTGGGTGCGCCCCCCGAAGCGGGGCAGCCGCGGGGTGAGCGCCGCCGGCCCCGCAGAGCCCCgagcggggcagcgccgggccgggcccgcggcTGTCCCGGGCTGGCAACGCCCGGAGCCCGCAGTGTCTTCCAGCGGGACCCCTGGGGTGTAGCCCCAGTCCGTGCCCTCCCGCCCTCGGACAGCCGCGTTGCCGTAGGGACTGCGGTACAGAGAGCCCAGTCCCCTGCCCACGGGAgcgcggggctgccccgggctgCCGTGTCAGCTGCGCGGTGCCCAGGGCGTGGAGCCCCTTCAGGGCCCGTGGGGCTCTCCCTGCCGCGGGCTGCCCCTCGCGCTGGGCTGCATCTCCCGGCGGGACTGGGCACAGACTCCCCGTTCCTCCCccgcagcagctgctcagcccaCATCCCCTCCCGCCTCGGCTGATGGCCCCGGTGACGGCGAGAAACCCGCGGGGGGCAAGAGCAAAGCGGAGCTGCGAGCAGAGCGCCGGGCTAAGCAGGAGGCTGAGCGGGCCCAGAAGCAGGccaggaaggcagagctgagccaggcAGCCACGACGGCCAAGCCCCGGCAGAGCCCCACCGAGCCCCAGTCCAGTAAGGCTGTCACCACCACGGGGTGCAGAGGGTGGGTGAACAGGATGGGAGGGTCTGGTGTGGGCACAGGCGGAGGATGCCTATATGATCCATCGTGCTCTGGGTTCTGCCTGTCCCTGAGTGCATCCCCTGAATTCAGGGGTGCACCAAAGCAGCTTGGCCTCATCCCAGCTGTCCTTGCAGTGGTGAAGCGGCTGCCGGAGCATGTGCAGGTGGATGACCCTGCTGCCCAGAGGAAACTGGCCAAGaagctggagaggcagcaggtAGGAGGAGGACTGGGTGACAGGCTGCACACctggggcagctgtgctgcagagggcCAGGGGAGGCACATGGTGGGACCAGGGCCTGCTCTCTgaagggcagaggggaactTTGCATGCCCTGAGCAAGTGCTGGGTGTGATTGTTGGCCCTGGAATGAGCAGAGCACTGGGTGAGCCATCACAACACTCGGCTGCAGGTACCTCTGAGGCAGGACTATGGCACCAAGGTCAACCTGTTCTCCCACCTCCACCAGTACAGTCGGAAGAAGCCACTGACGCAGCAGATGAGGTACAGGGCCTCCCCAGCCCGGGGCTCTGGCAATGCTGGGCTCTGCTTgggctggcctggctgcagaATGGCTCTGGAGGAGGGGCATCATAGTCTTGCATGTGGGATACACCTGATGGAGTGGTGGGGGACGTTTCACTTGCTTTGGGGAGTGGCAGTAGGGGCAGCCCAATATCTTTATCTTTCCTATGGGGAGAGTGCAGGGCCACAGGAGAAGGGGTTGTGGGGCTTGGCTCCTCAGGTTACCACCAGCCCCCTTCCTGGGCCGTCCCTTGGGTTGTTGGGCTGGGGCTCATAAATGGGTTGAGTGTTTTGGGCTGCAGAGGTGCTGACAGCTCCCTCCCCCTGgtccctgcagcatcccctccACAGTGATCCACCCAGCAGTGGTGCGCCTCGGCCTCCAGTACTCCCAGGGCATCATCAACGGCTCCAACGCCCGCTGCATCGCGCTGCTCGAAGTCTTCAAACAGGTACCTGAGCAGCTGCTTGGCAGCAGGGGCACTGTGCTGCGTGCAGGTGTGCGTTCCTGTACCCTGACTGCTGAGGCTGTATCTGTGGTCAGTCATTTTCAGCCTCTTCCTTTGGGAGGCAGGGTCCTTTtctggcactgccactgctgtTTAGAGTCCCTGGAGCACCCTGTGCCCCTCCAGGCagtgtgccaggctgtgcaggaCATGTGTGCCCCCACTGCAGCCCATCAGGCGGGGTGCCCTGAGATCATACTCCCTTTCTACTTGTCTCAGCTGATCCGGGATTACTCCACTCCCCCCAATGAGGAGCTGTCACGCGACTTGGTGGCCAAGCTAAAGCCACACATCAGGTAAGGGCTCCCAatgccagagcagagggaccAAAGCTCCACAGAGTGTGGTCCATTGTTCACATCTCTGGGTTGGTGTCCACCCAAACTTTGGCTGACTTTCCTGGCCTTCTGCCTTCCTGCCcaccctccctctccctgtctTGGCCTCCAGGCGGCTTTGGAGCTAAGcccatttcttctgcagtttCCTGAACCAGTGCCGACCACTCTCAGCCAGCATGGGCAATGCCATCAAGTTCCTCAAGAAGGAGATATCATGCCTGCCTGACACCCTGAGAGAGGATGAGGTGAGTGGCCTTGCTCAGTGGCAGGCTCCAGGCCCTGGGTgaaggagctgagcagggatgggatgcagACACAGAACAGTGCTGCAGTGGAATTGAAAGCTTGTTACTAGGGGGAAGAGCCTGATCCCGGCCTGGCTCAAATCAGGGAGTTGCTGAGAGCAAGAAAGTCTGTATGTGATGTCTCTCCCCAGGCAAAGGAAAAGCTCCAGGACATGATCGACAAATACCTGCGAGAGAAGATTGTCCTGGCAGCTGAGGCCATCTCAAGGTCTGCCTTTGAGAAGATCAATGACCATGACGTGATACTGGTGTATGGATGGTGAGCACAGAGCGCAGGCAGCGGATCCGGCGAGTGGGAGGAGGGAATGGAATAGCATGGGAGGCGAGGCTGTGATGGTCCTGCACAGGGCTCAGCACTGTCCTACCCGGTATGAAGTTGGATTCCAAGAACCCCAGAGTCACAGCTCCCTCCACTCAGGGCACTTAGAGAGCAGCCAGGGTTGATCACTGGATTTTAAACAAACTGCAACAAAGTCAAATGTCGGGAAGCAAAAATACGGAAGTTTGCATCCCAAGAAGTAGAGGTGGGGAAAAGAACCAGAGATTGCTGCAGCAAGAGTCCAGGTATGCTATGTATGCTGGGCAGAGGAAGGAGCGGGGGCAGGAGGCCAGTGCAGGCCGGGAGTGTTGTGAGAGGGAAGCTGGGAGAGGGTGTGGAGTGGCAGAGTCCCTTGTGCTGGTCACAGACAGGGGGTCAGTGCTGCTTCCAGGGAGGGCTGCGACATCACCTTTCCCAGGGTGCTTCCTTGTGTAAAGACAGGGAGACGTGCCCTGGGAGCCATCGTGGCGGGAGGGTTTTGGAAGGGGCAGCACTCCCGAGGATATCGAGAATGAGGGTGGGTAGGTGCTCTGATGGGAGGGGCAGCTCCTGACGGGcgccctgcagctcctccctggtGAACCGGACACTGTGCGACGCCCACGCCAAGAAGGGCCGCGCGTTCCGCGTGATCGTGGTGGACAGCCGGCCGCGCCTGGAGGGCCGCGAGACGCTGCGCCGCCTGGTACGCAGGGGCATCCACTGCACCTACGTGATGATCAATGCCATCTCCTACGTGCTGCCCGAGGTGAGGGGCTGTGCCGCGGGCCGAGGGATGCTGCAGTGTGATCCGAGGTGCTGACAGATCCTGTGCTTCCCCGACAGGTGTCCAaagtgctgctgggagcccaCGCGCTCCTGGCCAACGGCTCTGTCATGTCCCGGGTGGGGACCTCGCAGATCGCGCTGGTCTCCAAGGCCTACAACGTGCCCGTCCTGGTCTGCTGCGAGACCTACAAGTTCTGTGAGCGGGTGCAGACAGATTCTTTTGTCTCCAACGAGCTGGGTACGGCTTCTGTCCCTTTCCTCCCACCTGGGACCTtctctcccagtccctgctgtgGACCATGACaggctgctcagccctgccatCCCTCTTCCTGGGCAAGGGATCACTTGCAGGCAGGGGCACATGGCAGGCAGTGGTGGTgtgtgctgctccaggggcGGGATGGAGAGGTGCTGTCCCTCCCCCTATCCTGATTGCTTCTCTGATCCTGATTGCTTCTCCGCTTTCTGCAGATGACCCTGATGACCTGATTGTGCTCCGGAAGGGCCAGGCCCAGCTTGGGGGCTGGGCAGAGAACAAGTCCCTACG is a genomic window of Vidua macroura isolate BioBank_ID:100142 chromosome 35, ASM2450914v1, whole genome shotgun sequence containing:
- the SNX17 gene encoding sorting nexin-17, producing the protein MHFSIPETETRAGDGGAAAYVAYNIHVNGVLHCRVRYSQLLGLHEQLRKEYGANVVPAFPPKKIFTLTPAEVEQRREQLEKYMQAVRQDPTLGGSETFNSFLRKAQQETQQIPTEEVVLEVLLSNGQKVKVTILTSDQTEDVLEAVASKLDLPDDLVGYFSLFLVRQTKDGAFSFVRKLQEFELPYVSVTSLHNPEFQIILRKSYWDSAYDDDVMEHRVGLNLLYAQTVSDIEHGWILVNKEQHRQLKSLQEKVSKKEFIRLAQTLKYYGYLKFDPCVTDFPEKGCHVVVSAGNNELNFQVRLPNEQIKEGSFKVTRMRCWRVTSSVPMNNGPSGSSPGKSEVKLELAFEYLMSKDRLQWVTITSPQAIMLSICLQSMVDELMVKKSGGSIRKMFRRRVNGALRRSDSQQAVKSPPLLDSPDASWEPMAKLSSKLTSVSLRGISHSSSANDVGANDFHGNYAFEGIGDEDL
- the EIF2B4 gene encoding translation initiation factor eIF-2B subunit delta isoform X2, whose amino-acid sequence is MAEREGGNPEGAAPAPAGPQAPELSREEKLQLRKEKKQQKKKKRSEKGPSAEPAELGAPPEAGQPRAAQPTSPPASADGPGDGEKPAGGKSKAELRAERRAKQEAERAQKQARKAELSQAATTAKPRQSPTEPQSMVKRLPEHVQVDDPAAQRKLAKKLERQQVPLRQDYGTKVNLFSHLHQYSRKKPLTQQMSIPSTVIHPAVVRLGLQYSQGIINGSNARCIALLEVFKQLIRDYSTPPNEELSRDLVAKLKPHISFLNQCRPLSASMGNAIKFLKKEISCLPDTLREDEAKEKLQDMIDKYLREKIVLAAEAISRSAFEKINDHDVILVYGCSSLVNRTLCDAHAKKGRAFRVIVVDSRPRLEGRETLRRLVRRGIHCTYVMINAISYVLPEVSKVLLGAHALLANGSVMSRVGTSQIALVSKAYNVPVLVCCETYKFCERVQTDSFVSNELDDPDDLIVLRKGQAQLGGWAENKSLRLLNLVYDVTPPDLVDLVITDLGMIPCTSVPVVLRVKNVDQ
- the EIF2B4 gene encoding translation initiation factor eIF-2B subunit delta isoform X1, with the protein product MAEREGGNPEGAAPAPAGPQAPELSREEKLQLRKEKKQQKKKKRSEKGPSAEPAELGAPPEAGQPRAAAQPTSPPASADGPGDGEKPAGGKSKAELRAERRAKQEAERAQKQARKAELSQAATTAKPRQSPTEPQSMVKRLPEHVQVDDPAAQRKLAKKLERQQVPLRQDYGTKVNLFSHLHQYSRKKPLTQQMSIPSTVIHPAVVRLGLQYSQGIINGSNARCIALLEVFKQLIRDYSTPPNEELSRDLVAKLKPHISFLNQCRPLSASMGNAIKFLKKEISCLPDTLREDEAKEKLQDMIDKYLREKIVLAAEAISRSAFEKINDHDVILVYGCSSLVNRTLCDAHAKKGRAFRVIVVDSRPRLEGRETLRRLVRRGIHCTYVMINAISYVLPEVSKVLLGAHALLANGSVMSRVGTSQIALVSKAYNVPVLVCCETYKFCERVQTDSFVSNELDDPDDLIVLRKGQAQLGGWAENKSLRLLNLVYDVTPPDLVDLVITDLGMIPCTSVPVVLRVKNVDQ
- the EIF2B4 gene encoding translation initiation factor eIF-2B subunit delta isoform X3 → MAEREGGNPEGAAPAPAGPQAPELSREEKLQLRKEKKQQKKKKRSEKGPSAEPAELAAAQPTSPPASADGPGDGEKPAGGKSKAELRAERRAKQEAERAQKQARKAELSQAATTAKPRQSPTEPQSMVKRLPEHVQVDDPAAQRKLAKKLERQQVPLRQDYGTKVNLFSHLHQYSRKKPLTQQMSIPSTVIHPAVVRLGLQYSQGIINGSNARCIALLEVFKQLIRDYSTPPNEELSRDLVAKLKPHISFLNQCRPLSASMGNAIKFLKKEISCLPDTLREDEAKEKLQDMIDKYLREKIVLAAEAISRSAFEKINDHDVILVYGCSSLVNRTLCDAHAKKGRAFRVIVVDSRPRLEGRETLRRLVRRGIHCTYVMINAISYVLPEVSKVLLGAHALLANGSVMSRVGTSQIALVSKAYNVPVLVCCETYKFCERVQTDSFVSNELDDPDDLIVLRKGQAQLGGWAENKSLRLLNLVYDVTPPDLVDLVITDLGMIPCTSVPVVLRVKNVDQ
- the EIF2B4 gene encoding translation initiation factor eIF-2B subunit delta isoform X4 — translated: MAEREGGNPEGAAPAPAGPQAPELSREEKLQLRKEKKQQKKKKRSEKGPSAEPAELAAQPTSPPASADGPGDGEKPAGGKSKAELRAERRAKQEAERAQKQARKAELSQAATTAKPRQSPTEPQSMVKRLPEHVQVDDPAAQRKLAKKLERQQVPLRQDYGTKVNLFSHLHQYSRKKPLTQQMSIPSTVIHPAVVRLGLQYSQGIINGSNARCIALLEVFKQLIRDYSTPPNEELSRDLVAKLKPHISFLNQCRPLSASMGNAIKFLKKEISCLPDTLREDEAKEKLQDMIDKYLREKIVLAAEAISRSAFEKINDHDVILVYGCSSLVNRTLCDAHAKKGRAFRVIVVDSRPRLEGRETLRRLVRRGIHCTYVMINAISYVLPEVSKVLLGAHALLANGSVMSRVGTSQIALVSKAYNVPVLVCCETYKFCERVQTDSFVSNELDDPDDLIVLRKGQAQLGGWAENKSLRLLNLVYDVTPPDLVDLVITDLGMIPCTSVPVVLRVKNVDQ